A genome region from Corvus hawaiiensis isolate bCorHaw1 chromosome 4, bCorHaw1.pri.cur, whole genome shotgun sequence includes the following:
- the RASD2 gene encoding GTP-binding protein Rhes, which yields MMKTMSGGNCNLNVPAKNSYRMVVLGASRVGKSSIVSRFLNGRFDDQYTPTIEDFHRKVYNIRGDMYQLDILDTSGNHPFPAMRRLSILTGDVFILVFSLDNRESFDEVKRLQKQILEVKSCLKNKTKESADLPMVICGNKNDHSEIFRKVRTDEGENLVSSDENCAYFEVSAKKNTNVDEMFYVLFSMAKLPHEMSPSLHRKISIQYGDTFQQKSFRMRRFKDMDAYGMISPFARRPSVNSDLKYIKSKVLREGQSREREKCTIQ from the exons ATGATGAAGACTATGTCTGGTGGAAACTGCAACCTGAATGTGCCAGCCAAGAACTCATACCGCATGGTAGTGCTGGGAGCCTCCAGGGTGGGGAAAAGCTCCATTGTCTCACGCTTCCTCAATGGCCGCTTTGACGACCAGTACACTCCCACCATCGAGGATTTTCATCGCAAGGTCTACAACATACGGGGAGACATGTATCAGCTGGACATCCTGGACACCTCCGGGAATCACCCTTTCCCTGCTATGAGGAGGCTTTCCATCCTAACAG ggGACGTTTTCATCTtggtgttcagcctggacaacAGAGAATCCTTTGATGAGGTCAAGCGACTCCAGAAACAGATCCTTGAGGTCAAATCCTGCCTGAAGAACAAGACCAAGGAATCAGCTGACCTCCCCATGGTGATCTGTGGCAACAAAAATGACCACAGTGAAATCTTCCGCAAGGTACGCACTGATGAAGGTGAGAATCTTGTCTCCAGTGATGAAAACTGTGCTTACTTCGAAGTGTCAGCCAAGAAGAACACCAATGTGGATGAGATGTTTTATGTCCTCTTCAGCATGGCCAAGCTACCTCATGAGATGAGCCCTTCCCTCCACAGGAAAATCTCCATCCAGTATGGTGACACTTTCCAACAGAAATCCTTCCGGATGCGCCGATTCAAGGACATGGACGCCTATGGCATGATCTCTCCCTTTGCTCGCCGGCCAAGTGTCAACAGTGACCTGAAGTACATCAAATCGAAAGTTCTCAGGGAAGGTCAgtccagggagagagagaaatgcacAATCCAGTGA
- the MB gene encoding myoglobin translates to MGLSDQEWQQVLTIWGKVESDLAGHGHEVLMRLFKDHPETLDRFEKFKGLKTPDAMKGSEDLKKHGTTVLTQLGKILKAKGNHEAELKPLAQTHATKHKIPVKYLEFISEVIIKVIAEKHAADFGADSQAAMKKALELFRNDMASKYKEFGFQG, encoded by the exons ATGGGGCTCAGTGACCAGGAATGGCAGCAAGTCCTGACCATCTGGGGAAAGGTGGAGTCTGACCTTGCTGGCCATGGCCATGAAGTTTTAATGAG ACTCTTTAAGGACCATCCTGAAACCCTCGATCGCTTTGAAAAGTTCAAAGGCCTGAAGACTCCTGATGCGATGAAGGGCTCTGAAGATCTGAAGAAACATGGAACTACTGTTCTTACCCAACTGGGAAAAATCCTGAAGGCAAAGGGTAATCATGAGGCAGAGTTGAAGCCCCTGGCTCAGACCCATGCAACCAAGCACAAAATCCCTGTCAAATATCTGGAG TTCATTTCTGAAGTCATTATCAAGGTCATTGCTGAAAAGCACGCTGCAGACTTTGGGGCTGATTCCCAGGCTGCAATGAAGAAAGCTCTGGAGCTGTTCCGAAATGACATGGCCAGCAAGTACAAGGAGTTCGGTTTCCAGGGTTAG